From one Microlunatus sp. Gsoil 973 genomic stretch:
- a CDS encoding NADP-dependent oxidoreductase: MNSPATSDDLPKQMMALRAHARGGPEQLRYEEAPAPAAPGDSEVCLQVRAAAITFDELTWPETWEADGVDRTPIIPSHEVSGVVTALGAEVQGLSVSEEVFGLVPFNRNGAAAEYVLVPAANLVRKPDGVSHVVAAAAVLPALTASEALVHSRLTNDQRLLVRGATGAVGSFVTQFAARMGIKVTATVRSASAVDRAKRYGADEVLVGDDVTRLDPASCDAAIDAAGAGTPDWAYRGVRPGGRLITLQEPPDADLAAAAGVDAMFFIVDPHPEELQRLADQLASGDIEVPIAQTYPLAEGGEAYAARGRTQSPGKIILTVP, encoded by the coding sequence ATGAACAGTCCGGCCACATCCGACGACCTGCCCAAGCAGATGATGGCTCTGCGCGCCCACGCACGCGGCGGTCCCGAACAGTTGCGGTATGAAGAGGCCCCGGCACCGGCAGCACCGGGTGATTCCGAGGTCTGTCTGCAGGTGCGGGCGGCGGCGATCACCTTCGATGAACTGACCTGGCCGGAGACCTGGGAGGCCGACGGCGTCGACCGGACCCCGATCATTCCCTCGCATGAGGTCTCCGGCGTCGTGACGGCGCTCGGAGCCGAGGTGCAGGGCCTCTCTGTGTCGGAAGAAGTCTTCGGTCTGGTGCCCTTCAATCGCAACGGCGCAGCCGCGGAGTACGTCCTCGTGCCGGCCGCCAACCTGGTACGCAAGCCCGACGGTGTCTCCCACGTTGTCGCGGCCGCGGCAGTGCTTCCGGCGCTGACCGCGTCGGAAGCGCTGGTCCATTCCCGGCTGACAAATGATCAACGACTGCTGGTCCGTGGCGCCACCGGGGCAGTGGGATCCTTCGTCACTCAGTTCGCCGCGCGGATGGGCATCAAGGTCACCGCCACCGTCCGATCCGCCAGTGCGGTCGATCGAGCCAAACGGTACGGCGCCGACGAGGTGCTGGTCGGCGACGACGTCACCCGACTCGATCCGGCATCCTGCGATGCGGCAATCGACGCCGCCGGTGCCGGGACGCCGGACTGGGCCTACCGGGGAGTTCGGCCCGGCGGTCGACTGATCACCCTGCAGGAGCCGCCCGACGCCGACCTCGCCGCGGCTGCCGGGGTGGATGCGATGTTCTTCATCGTCGACCCGCACCCCGAGGAACTACAACGTCTGGCCGACCAGCTGGCCAGCGGAGACATCGAGGTACCGATCGCGCAGACCTACCCGCTGGCCGAAGGCGGTGAGGCGTACGCGGCCAGGGGCCGGACGCAGTCTCCGGGGAAGATCATCTTGACGGTGCCCTGA
- a CDS encoding GNAT family N-acetyltransferase — protein MAETFDFAAFPTLTNRRVVLREWKPEDAPELFVWRSDPEVQRFNSAPMREVAEAVDLIKELRAAYEAHLAIHWAVTLGDHRAIGLFGFNAWERFHRRAEIGYDLRRDCWGRGFATQALDAILRFGFTRMGLNRVEAQTIADNHASVRLLRRLGFQREGLRRAYSMEEDGSYHDGAIYGLLRTNYGRIDRAPQ, from the coding sequence GTGGCCGAGACCTTCGACTTCGCGGCGTTCCCGACGCTCACCAACCGGCGGGTGGTGTTGCGGGAGTGGAAGCCGGAGGACGCCCCGGAGCTCTTCGTCTGGCGCAGTGACCCGGAGGTTCAGAGGTTCAACTCCGCACCGATGCGGGAGGTCGCCGAGGCCGTTGATCTGATCAAGGAACTTCGGGCTGCCTACGAGGCGCACCTGGCGATCCATTGGGCCGTCACCCTCGGCGACCACCGGGCGATCGGGCTCTTCGGCTTCAACGCCTGGGAAAGGTTCCATCGCCGCGCAGAGATCGGCTACGACCTCCGCCGCGACTGTTGGGGACGCGGGTTCGCGACCCAGGCACTCGATGCGATCCTGCGATTCGGGTTCACCCGGATGGGACTCAACCGTGTCGAGGCCCAGACGATCGCCGACAACCACGCGTCCGTCCGGCTCCTGCGACGACTCGGCTTCCAACGGGAGGGTCTGCGTCGGGCGTACTCGATGGAGGAGGACGGCAGCTACCACGACGGCGCGATCTACGGACTGCTCCGGACCAACTACGGTCGCATCGACCGCGCTCCGCAGTGA
- a CDS encoding co-chaperone YbbN → MSTVTLTGQDFEKRVQETPADSSGIVLIDFWASWCGPCRQFAPTYEAASQRHPDVLFSKVDTEAETSLAAAANITSIPTLMAFKEGMLVFAQPGALPAAALEDLIGQLRRLDMDTIRAEAARDAETADSVGGAR, encoded by the coding sequence ATGAGCACCGTGACCCTGACCGGGCAGGACTTCGAGAAGCGGGTCCAGGAGACTCCGGCCGACTCGAGCGGCATCGTTCTCATCGACTTCTGGGCCTCCTGGTGCGGCCCCTGCCGTCAGTTCGCGCCGACCTACGAGGCTGCGTCACAGCGACACCCCGATGTTCTCTTCAGCAAGGTGGATACCGAGGCCGAGACGTCGTTGGCGGCCGCGGCCAACATCACGTCGATCCCCACCCTGATGGCGTTCAAGGAGGGGATGCTGGTGTTCGCCCAGCCGGGAGCCTTGCCGGCGGCTGCCCTCGAAGACCTGATCGGCCAGCTGCGACGGCTCGACATGGATACCATTCGGGCCGAGGCTGCGCGCGACGCCGAGACGGCCGATTCCGTCGGGGGTGCACGATGA
- a CDS encoding HD domain-containing protein: MPELIAGIEIPDSGTAAEATRLVVEAATPLLFHHSRRVFLFGSLRAARLGLAPHPELLYVAAMFHDLGLVRPFSDAEQRFEIDGADHARRFLLDRGWSAQATDVVWNAIALHTTPGIPIRMGPEIAAVQLGVHVDAVGAGLDDLPPDLVAEIVDAHPRDNFKRAFLQATYDGIKDRPNTTYGTVNADVLTHFEPEFRLPSMVDRVLNSDWAD, encoded by the coding sequence ATGCCAGAGCTCATCGCCGGGATCGAGATTCCGGACTCCGGCACGGCTGCCGAGGCAACCCGGCTGGTCGTCGAGGCGGCCACTCCGCTGCTGTTCCACCACTCCCGACGGGTGTTCCTGTTCGGATCGCTCCGCGCAGCTCGGCTCGGCCTGGCGCCGCACCCGGAGCTTCTGTACGTCGCGGCGATGTTCCACGACCTGGGGCTGGTTCGCCCGTTCTCCGACGCGGAACAACGGTTCGAGATCGACGGCGCCGACCACGCCCGACGCTTCCTTCTCGACCGGGGCTGGTCGGCGCAGGCCACCGACGTCGTCTGGAACGCGATCGCACTGCACACCACGCCGGGAATTCCGATCCGGATGGGACCCGAGATCGCCGCCGTGCAGCTGGGCGTGCACGTCGACGCGGTAGGAGCCGGGCTCGACGACCTGCCGCCGGACCTGGTCGCAGAGATCGTCGACGCCCATCCCCGCGACAATTTCAAACGCGCATTCCTGCAGGCGACCTATGACGGCATCAAGGACCGGCCGAACACTACCTACGGCACGGTGAACGCCGACGTCCTGACCCACTTCGAACCGGAGTTTCGGCTCCCCAGCATGGTCGACCGAGTCCTGAACTCGGATTGGGCCGACTGA
- a CDS encoding DUF5937 family protein — protein MVAFQLSPDMFGHTRFNFSPLAELGSALVLFDQPARAGIHRRWLLHARTATQDLDLRLLTALCPDRPFLPSFMYRAADETHASIDSQLARLEQDGIDAIADEMVNVWQTDSIPGILAETLRRGDAGLRRITAALDGFWRRAVEPYWSAIESVLEDDVAHRAGRIVTGGMYSLLEDIHPETAIDGDLFRINKPHHVDQNTVNGCRRLTLVPSVFSYPKLIIDHDETEHLVVVYGARGVGRTWEGLFTGARASETTADDHLSGLLGRTRSVILTRLDVPMTTTQLAAELDQSASTISEHLACLRAAGLLTAWRSGRRVFYRQTALAGSLIAASGADRLDQAN, from the coding sequence ATGGTGGCATTCCAGCTGAGCCCGGACATGTTCGGACACACGCGGTTCAACTTCTCTCCACTGGCCGAGCTCGGGTCGGCCTTGGTGCTGTTCGATCAGCCGGCGCGCGCCGGCATCCATCGCCGGTGGTTGCTGCACGCCCGAACAGCGACGCAGGATCTTGACCTGCGGCTGCTGACGGCGCTGTGCCCGGATCGGCCCTTCCTGCCGAGCTTCATGTATCGGGCTGCCGATGAGACTCACGCCTCGATCGATTCACAGCTGGCGCGGTTGGAGCAGGACGGCATCGATGCGATCGCCGACGAGATGGTCAACGTCTGGCAGACCGATTCGATCCCCGGCATCCTCGCCGAGACCTTGCGGCGCGGTGATGCCGGTCTGCGCCGGATCACCGCGGCCCTCGACGGCTTCTGGCGCCGGGCGGTCGAGCCGTACTGGTCGGCGATCGAGTCGGTCCTGGAGGACGACGTCGCGCACCGCGCCGGCCGCATCGTCACCGGCGGCATGTACAGCCTGCTCGAGGACATCCACCCCGAGACGGCGATCGACGGAGACCTGTTCCGCATCAACAAACCGCACCACGTCGACCAGAACACGGTCAACGGCTGCCGCCGGCTGACCCTGGTGCCGTCGGTGTTCAGCTACCCGAAGTTGATCATCGATCACGACGAGACGGAGCACCTCGTCGTGGTGTACGGCGCCCGCGGCGTCGGCCGTACCTGGGAGGGGTTGTTCACCGGCGCGCGGGCATCGGAAACAACGGCCGATGATCATCTGTCTGGTCTGCTCGGACGGACCCGGTCGGTGATCCTCACCCGCCTGGACGTGCCGATGACCACCACCCAACTGGCTGCGGAACTCGACCAGAGCGCCAGCACGATCAGTGAGCATCTCGCCTGCCTGCGGGCGGCCGGACTGCTCACGGCCTGGCGGAGCGGACGCCGCGTCTTCTACCGGCAGACGGCCCTGGCCGGGTCACTGATCGCGGCGAGCGGCGCCGACAGGCTCGACCAGGCGAACTGA
- a CDS encoding rhodanese-like domain-containing protein: MTSVPEANIDELATAVRDGAQVIDVRETHEYVAGHVPGAALIPMAELPSRADELDRTRPVYVICASGNRSSAMAAFLRQTGVDARNVTGGTGAWAAAGRALEAGPAARS; encoded by the coding sequence GTGACCTCGGTCCCTGAAGCCAACATCGATGAACTGGCGACTGCCGTCCGCGACGGAGCGCAAGTGATCGACGTCCGGGAGACGCACGAGTACGTCGCCGGCCACGTACCCGGTGCAGCCCTGATCCCGATGGCGGAGCTGCCGTCCCGAGCCGACGAACTGGACCGGACTCGACCCGTCTACGTCATCTGCGCCTCCGGAAACCGCAGTTCGGCGATGGCGGCATTCCTGCGACAGACGGGCGTCGACGCACGCAACGTCACGGGCGGCACCGGGGCGTGGGCAGCGGCCGGACGCGCCCTCGAAGCCGGGCCGGCCGCCCGATCCTGA
- a CDS encoding MBL fold metallo-hydrolase, which produces MTESPPTSPTIATEGFTVIPLETPTLGDRSYVVHDGTVAFVVDPQRDIDRVLDLVAEHGVRLTHVFESHIHNDYLTGGLALAQLTGAAYLVNAEDQVSFQRTPVRDGETIAVGDRTRVTPIATPGHTFTHLSYALSDGRDGRTLAVFSGGSLLFGATGRPDLLGPEHTDELVRLQHGSAHRLASMLPDEAAVYPTHGFGSFCSATQSEADASTIGEEKHSNPALTQDEDTYVRELLDGLGAYPAYYAHMAPGNLSGPSEPDLSFPAQADPAELRRRIEAGEWVVDLRSRTVFAAGHLPGSLNFGLDGAFATYVGWLIDWGAPLTLLATTAEEVSKAQRELVRIGIDRPAAATTGGPEDWIAGTGHQLGSFPTGTFADLAQIRHHRPVVVLDVRRSEEHADRHIDGAINIPIHELPHRLDDVPSGEVWVHCAGGYRASVAASFLARAGHRLVAIDDSFANADAATLPMTDGTSPE; this is translated from the coding sequence ATGACCGAATCCCCGCCGACCTCTCCGACGATCGCAACCGAAGGCTTCACGGTGATTCCGCTGGAAACCCCGACCCTTGGGGATCGCAGTTACGTGGTGCACGACGGCACGGTGGCCTTCGTCGTCGACCCGCAACGCGACATCGACCGGGTGCTCGACCTGGTGGCCGAACACGGCGTGCGCCTGACCCACGTGTTCGAGTCACACATCCACAACGACTACCTGACCGGTGGGCTGGCATTGGCACAGCTGACCGGAGCGGCCTACCTGGTCAACGCCGAGGACCAGGTGTCGTTCCAGCGCACCCCGGTCCGCGACGGTGAGACGATCGCCGTCGGTGACCGGACGCGGGTCACCCCCATCGCTACCCCCGGACACACCTTCACCCACCTTTCCTACGCGTTGTCCGACGGTCGGGACGGCCGCACGCTGGCCGTGTTCTCCGGCGGCTCACTGCTCTTCGGCGCCACCGGCCGACCCGACCTGCTCGGTCCCGAACACACCGATGAGCTGGTTCGGCTGCAGCACGGCTCGGCCCACCGGCTGGCGTCGATGCTGCCGGATGAGGCTGCCGTCTACCCCACCCACGGCTTCGGATCGTTCTGCTCCGCTACCCAATCCGAGGCGGATGCCTCCACGATCGGCGAGGAGAAGCACTCCAACCCCGCGCTGACCCAGGACGAGGACACCTACGTCCGCGAGCTGCTGGACGGGCTCGGCGCCTACCCCGCCTACTACGCCCACATGGCGCCGGGCAACCTGTCCGGACCGTCCGAGCCGGACCTGTCCTTCCCTGCACAGGCGGACCCGGCCGAACTGCGGCGGCGGATCGAGGCCGGTGAATGGGTCGTCGACCTGCGCAGCCGTACAGTGTTCGCCGCCGGTCACCTGCCGGGATCGCTGAACTTCGGTCTCGACGGCGCCTTCGCGACCTATGTCGGCTGGCTGATCGACTGGGGTGCCCCGCTGACCCTGCTCGCCACGACAGCCGAGGAGGTCTCAAAGGCCCAGCGCGAATTGGTCCGGATCGGGATTGACCGTCCGGCAGCGGCCACCACCGGCGGGCCGGAGGACTGGATCGCCGGCACCGGGCACCAGTTGGGGTCCTTCCCGACAGGCACCTTCGCCGACCTGGCCCAGATCCGCCACCACCGCCCGGTGGTCGTGTTGGACGTTCGCCGGTCGGAGGAACACGCCGACCGCCACATCGACGGCGCGATCAACATTCCCATCCACGAACTGCCCCATCGACTCGACGATGTTCCCTCCGGCGAGGTCTGGGTGCACTGTGCCGGTGGCTACCGAGCCTCGGTCGCCGCATCGTTCCTGGCCCGCGCCGGCCACCGGTTGGTGGCCATCGACGACAGCTTCGCCAACGCCGACGCCGCCACGCTACCGATGACCGACGGGACCTCGCCCGAATGA
- a CDS encoding DUF3618 domain-containing protein — MSTIPQPPEPGKGASREDIEADIDATRDRLADDVAALADKVNVPGHVKARIDQTRGNVGQAARHARRQATQRARTLPRSAQLAIPGALATLGLILIIVGRRRRAR, encoded by the coding sequence ATGAGTACCATCCCCCAGCCGCCCGAGCCCGGCAAGGGCGCCAGTCGCGAAGACATCGAAGCAGACATCGACGCCACCCGTGACCGGCTGGCCGACGACGTCGCCGCGCTGGCCGACAAGGTCAACGTCCCCGGACACGTCAAGGCCAGGATCGACCAGACCCGCGGCAATGTCGGCCAAGCGGCCAGACACGCCAGGCGGCAGGCGACGCAGAGGGCCCGGACGCTCCCCAGAAGTGCCCAACTTGCCATCCCCGGGGCGCTGGCGACGTTGGGACTGATCCTGATCATCGTCGGCCGCAGGCGTCGCGCCCGCTGA
- a CDS encoding DUF302 domain-containing protein has translation MTAPSGDRYTLTATLALPYSEAVEVVRGALSDQGFGVLTEIDLAATLKAKLGKEIAPQIILGACRPPLAYQALQADPSVAALLPCNVVVRALDAETSLVEAFDPQAMLSFSSEPALAEVAADAKERLRAVLSGLQTAQQVGSPDGQQES, from the coding sequence ATGACCGCGCCGTCCGGCGACAGGTACACGCTGACCGCGACGCTTGCTTTGCCGTATTCCGAGGCGGTCGAGGTCGTCCGAGGTGCGCTGTCCGATCAGGGCTTCGGCGTACTGACCGAGATCGACCTGGCCGCTACCCTGAAGGCCAAGCTCGGCAAGGAGATCGCGCCACAGATCATCCTGGGCGCCTGCCGACCGCCGTTGGCGTATCAGGCCTTGCAGGCTGACCCTTCCGTCGCCGCGCTGCTGCCGTGCAACGTCGTGGTGCGCGCACTCGACGCTGAGACCAGCCTGGTCGAGGCGTTCGATCCCCAAGCGATGCTGAGCTTCTCCTCCGAGCCGGCCTTAGCAGAGGTGGCAGCCGACGCCAAGGAACGGTTGCGGGCGGTGTTGAGCGGCCTTCAGACAGCACAACAGGTGGGTTCACCGGACGGACAACAGGAGTCGTGA
- a CDS encoding acyltransferase, with the protein MDKIATPGPGKYTPSLDGIRGMAVLGVVAFHTRESWFPGGFVGVDIFFVLSGFLITRLLIAEHQQSGAVSFPRFYIRRGLRLLPALLAVCLMVTVADLVLQVPGRNASLFGVLTALTYTSAVVAAGGRDLQDMLPTWSLSVEEYFYFVWPALLVVILRIRRPLVAVVTLCVVAVSYHAIVPAVAGWDKSRIYYAPDTRIDQLFLGALLAFVCPVVAPRVRTWMAVTASALLAAFVVVPERYTAVPYDHGLSTVIALLAGVIIAHAAGGASSWLRRVFCLRPLVWVGKRSYGMYLWNAPLVTLVAMIPVRGLIQLPLTAALIFAVPAASYRFLETRFLRLKRRFAGRSSAPGTRAAADEPAISSDRQPVAQCSAPEQSGE; encoded by the coding sequence ATGGACAAGATCGCCACGCCTGGACCGGGGAAGTACACCCCATCACTGGATGGCATCCGCGGTATGGCTGTGCTGGGCGTCGTCGCATTCCACACGCGGGAGAGCTGGTTTCCAGGCGGATTCGTCGGGGTGGACATCTTCTTCGTGCTCAGTGGATTCCTGATCACCAGACTCCTCATCGCCGAACATCAGCAGTCGGGCGCCGTGTCGTTTCCACGGTTCTACATCCGCCGCGGTTTGAGACTGCTTCCCGCCTTGCTGGCCGTGTGTCTGATGGTCACGGTTGCCGATCTGGTCCTGCAGGTTCCCGGGCGCAACGCCAGCTTGTTCGGTGTGCTGACCGCACTGACCTACACATCGGCTGTCGTAGCGGCCGGGGGTCGGGATCTTCAGGACATGCTTCCGACCTGGTCACTGTCGGTCGAGGAATACTTCTATTTCGTCTGGCCCGCGCTGCTCGTGGTGATCCTGCGTATCCGCCGACCACTGGTGGCGGTTGTAACGCTCTGCGTCGTCGCCGTCTCGTACCACGCGATCGTTCCGGCCGTCGCCGGCTGGGACAAGAGTCGCATCTACTACGCGCCGGACACCCGGATCGACCAACTCTTCCTGGGTGCCCTGCTGGCGTTCGTGTGCCCCGTCGTCGCGCCACGAGTGCGCACATGGATGGCCGTCACGGCGAGCGCTCTGCTGGCGGCGTTCGTCGTCGTGCCGGAGCGCTACACCGCCGTCCCGTACGACCACGGTCTGTCGACCGTGATCGCGCTCCTGGCGGGGGTGATCATCGCGCACGCCGCGGGCGGGGCCAGTTCCTGGTTGCGCCGGGTCTTCTGCCTGCGCCCGCTGGTCTGGGTCGGCAAGCGGTCCTACGGCATGTACCTGTGGAACGCGCCACTGGTGACCTTGGTCGCGATGATTCCGGTGCGCGGACTCATTCAGCTTCCGCTGACGGCTGCACTGATCTTCGCGGTGCCTGCAGCCTCGTACCGGTTCCTCGAGACGCGTTTCCTGCGGCTCAAACGCCGCTTCGCCGGCCGTTCGAGCGCGCCCGGTACGCGAGCGGCGGCCGACGAACCAGCCATCAGTTCCGATCGGCAGCCTGTGGCGCAGTGTTCAGCGCCCGAACAGTCGGGCGAATAG
- a CDS encoding acyl-CoA dehydrogenase family protein has protein sequence MTGTHEVFNQAPPRTDVNEFTSNPALVDAVARYGAGWAEPELTEIGAAVGRADFQRDAEQANTNPPIFSSHDRWGNRIDAVDFHPAYHRIFGEAVARGAHTSCWADPRPGAHVARAATFMLFAQVEPGHACPVSMTHAVVPSLRLTPALAEEWLPRVYSRRYDPELREPATKTSAVFGMAMTEKQGGSDVRANTTTATEADDGTWLLTGHKWFCSAPQSDAFLVLAQTEPGLSCFLVPRRLPGGAANNFFIQRLKDKLGNKSNASSEIELDHAVGRLVGEPGRGVRAIIEMVNQTRLDCILGSAAGMRQSVAEAVWHVRHRQAFGRLLIDQPAMTAVLADLHLEAEAATWTGIRLAACSDDTDASDESAAFGRLATAVAKYWVCKRGPQHAYEALECLGGNGYTEQFPLARRYREQPVMAIWEGSGNVIALDVLRAMMRQPETVEAFGREVGLAAGEHPGFDEQLKSMYALLDQVRADPADGPRVARRVVESMALALQASLLLRESSGNLADAFIRSRLSPERGLEYGTLPPGIDLQQIVART, from the coding sequence ATGACCGGGACACACGAGGTGTTCAACCAGGCTCCGCCACGTACGGACGTCAACGAATTCACCAGCAATCCGGCGCTTGTCGATGCTGTGGCCCGGTACGGCGCCGGCTGGGCCGAGCCGGAACTGACCGAGATCGGCGCAGCCGTCGGCCGTGCCGACTTCCAACGTGACGCCGAACAGGCCAACACCAACCCGCCGATTTTCTCCAGCCACGACCGATGGGGCAACCGGATCGACGCCGTCGACTTCCATCCCGCCTACCACCGGATCTTCGGTGAGGCCGTCGCGCGCGGCGCGCACACCAGTTGTTGGGCTGACCCTCGACCCGGGGCGCATGTTGCCCGGGCGGCCACCTTCATGCTGTTCGCCCAGGTGGAACCCGGACACGCCTGCCCGGTCAGCATGACTCACGCCGTGGTCCCGTCGCTCCGGCTCACTCCCGCGCTGGCCGAGGAGTGGCTGCCGCGGGTCTACTCCCGCCGATACGATCCCGAGCTGCGCGAACCTGCCACCAAGACATCGGCGGTCTTCGGCATGGCGATGACCGAGAAGCAGGGTGGCTCCGATGTTCGGGCCAACACGACCACGGCAACGGAAGCCGACGACGGCACATGGCTGCTGACCGGACACAAGTGGTTCTGCTCGGCGCCGCAGTCCGACGCGTTCCTGGTGCTGGCCCAGACCGAGCCTGGTCTCTCGTGCTTCCTCGTACCGCGCCGGTTGCCCGGCGGAGCTGCGAACAACTTCTTCATCCAACGGCTCAAGGACAAGCTGGGCAACAAGTCGAACGCCTCCAGCGAGATCGAACTCGATCACGCGGTCGGCAGGCTCGTCGGCGAGCCAGGTCGCGGTGTCCGGGCGATCATCGAGATGGTCAACCAGACTCGGCTGGACTGCATCCTCGGATCCGCGGCCGGGATGCGGCAGTCCGTTGCGGAGGCCGTCTGGCACGTTCGTCACCGGCAAGCCTTCGGCCGGCTGCTGATCGACCAACCCGCGATGACAGCCGTGCTCGCGGATCTGCACCTCGAGGCCGAGGCAGCCACCTGGACCGGCATCCGGCTCGCCGCCTGTTCTGACGACACCGATGCTTCGGACGAGTCGGCGGCGTTCGGCCGGTTGGCTACCGCGGTCGCGAAGTACTGGGTGTGCAAGCGCGGCCCGCAGCATGCGTACGAGGCGCTGGAATGTCTGGGCGGCAACGGCTACACCGAGCAGTTCCCGTTGGCCAGGCGCTACCGGGAGCAACCGGTGATGGCTATCTGGGAGGGTTCGGGCAACGTGATCGCCCTGGATGTGCTGCGGGCGATGATGCGGCAGCCCGAGACCGTCGAGGCATTCGGTCGGGAGGTCGGACTGGCGGCGGGGGAGCACCCCGGCTTCGATGAGCAGCTGAAGTCGATGTACGCCCTGCTCGATCAGGTCAGGGCCGATCCCGCCGACGGCCCCCGCGTGGCCCGAAGAGTCGTGGAGTCCATGGCCCTGGCGCTGCAGGCGTCGCTCCTGCTGCGCGAGTCGTCCGGCAACCTGGCCGACGCCTTCATCCGCAGCCGACTGTCCCCGGAACGCGGACTGGAGTACGGCACGCTGCCGCCCGGCATCGATCTGCAGCAGATCGTCGCCCGCACCTGA
- a CDS encoding FAD-dependent monooxygenase, producing the protein MVDSVLISGAGIAGPVAASVLAAAGVDVTVLEVADGVRPGGQAVDIRGASRVVLDRLGLADAAQDLGLHQRGIADVETDGRHLTEMTVETFGGDGIISELEILRGELAELLVADSRARGARFRFGTRIQQLLDRGDTIEALLSDGSSIDTDLVIGADGPHSATRRLAFGQNPDQQFDPVRPIGGYMAWFTAPMIADLDGWYCMYNEPGGLTASVRPGRTITQSKASLAFASQPLSYDRRDLAAQKAILRQRFAGAGWLVPQLLEAAEYADDFYLDSLVQIQLPQWSKGRVALVGDAAWCPTPLTGLGTSLAIVGAYVLGNEIATRAELPAALARYEEIMRPYVTTGQKLPPGGMRGYAPQTRAAITARLVSTRLMVSRPLRPLAKRLFFEKAEAVNLPGYSLQHR; encoded by the coding sequence ATGGTGGATTCGGTGTTGATCAGTGGAGCCGGTATCGCCGGGCCTGTGGCGGCCTCGGTGCTCGCCGCGGCCGGCGTGGACGTCACGGTGCTGGAAGTGGCCGACGGTGTCCGCCCGGGCGGTCAGGCGGTCGACATCCGCGGCGCGTCGCGGGTCGTCCTCGATCGGCTGGGACTAGCCGACGCTGCCCAGGACCTCGGATTGCACCAACGCGGCATCGCCGACGTCGAGACCGACGGGCGGCATCTGACCGAGATGACGGTGGAGACCTTCGGCGGCGACGGAATCATTTCGGAGTTGGAGATCCTGCGCGGCGAACTTGCCGAGCTGCTGGTCGCCGACAGCCGGGCCCGGGGTGCTCGCTTCCGGTTCGGCACGCGGATCCAGCAGCTCCTCGATCGCGGTGACACGATCGAGGCGTTGCTCTCCGACGGCAGCTCGATCGACACCGATCTGGTGATCGGCGCGGACGGTCCGCATTCGGCGACCCGTCGGCTGGCATTCGGGCAGAACCCCGATCAACAGTTCGATCCCGTGCGCCCGATCGGCGGCTACATGGCCTGGTTCACCGCTCCGATGATCGCCGACCTCGACGGCTGGTACTGCATGTACAACGAGCCGGGCGGGTTGACGGCGTCGGTCCGACCGGGCCGGACCATCACGCAGTCCAAGGCCAGCCTCGCGTTCGCATCGCAGCCGCTGTCCTACGATCGACGCGATCTGGCCGCCCAGAAGGCGATCCTCCGGCAGCGGTTCGCCGGCGCCGGCTGGCTGGTGCCTCAGCTGTTGGAGGCGGCGGAGTACGCCGACGACTTCTACCTCGACTCATTGGTCCAGATCCAGTTGCCTCAGTGGAGCAAGGGACGCGTGGCGCTGGTCGGCGACGCCGCCTGGTGCCCGACACCGCTCACCGGCTTGGGCACCAGCCTGGCGATCGTCGGTGCCTACGTACTGGGCAACGAGATTGCCACCCGGGCCGAGCTGCCCGCGGCGCTGGCCCGTTACGAGGAGATCATGCGCCCGTATGTGACGACCGGGCAGAAGCTACCCCCGGGCGGGATGCGCGGCTATGCGCCGCAGACCCGTGCCGCGATCACGGCACGGTTGGTCTCGACCCGGCTGATGGTGAGCCGGCCGCTGCGTCCGCTGGCCAAGCGTCTGTTCTTCGAGAAAGCGGAGGCCGTCAATCTTCCCGGATACTCGCTGCAGCATCGCTGA
- a CDS encoding metal-sensitive transcriptional regulator, protein MPALNPDDMAPVINRIKRAQGQLAGVLRMIEEGRDCEDVVTQLAAVSRALDRAGFAIVASGLRECLVQDPTADNLDAKKMEKLFLSLA, encoded by the coding sequence ATGCCTGCACTCAATCCCGACGACATGGCGCCGGTGATCAACCGGATCAAGCGGGCCCAGGGGCAACTCGCCGGCGTCCTGCGGATGATCGAGGAGGGCCGCGACTGCGAGGACGTCGTCACCCAACTCGCGGCAGTATCCCGGGCACTGGACCGCGCGGGCTTCGCGATCGTGGCCAGCGGGCTGCGCGAGTGCCTGGTCCAGGACCCCACGGCCGACAACCTCGACGCGAAGAAGATGGAGAAGCTGTTCCTGTCGCTCGCCTGA